One stretch of Arachis duranensis cultivar V14167 chromosome 1, aradu.V14167.gnm2.J7QH, whole genome shotgun sequence DNA includes these proteins:
- the LOC107483410 gene encoding secreted RxLR effector protein 161-like, producing MGKLSHCLDCPTQAHYTATLCVLKYLKQSPATGLFFATSSNVSPTGFSDADWAVCLDTRRSVTGYCFYLGSSLISWKSKKQPTVARSSSEAEYHTLTLAVCEAQWISFILANLHLPVTKPIPLYCDSQSALYIAAIPVFHERTKHIEVDCHVVRERESHFWFIEVASDFHQGSSC from the coding sequence ATGGGAAAGTTGAGTCATTGTTTAGATTGTCCAACCCAAGCTCACTACACAGCGACTTTATGTGTGCTTAAGTATCTCAAACAGTCACCAGCCACTGGCTTGTTCTTTGCTACATCCTCAAACGTCTCTCCAACAGGCTTCTCGGATGCCGATTGGGCAGTCTGCCTCGATACAAGGCGGTCTGTAACTGGTTACTGCTTCTATCTTGGCAGCTCCCTTATATCATGGAAGAGCAAAAAGCAACCCACTGTGGCTCGATCATCCTCTGAGGCAGAGTATCACACACTTACTCTAGCTGTTTGTGAGGCTCAATGGATCTCCTTCATCCTTGCCAATCTCCACCTCCCGGTTACAAAGCCTATACCCCTTTATTGTGATAGTCAATCTGCACTCTACATAGCTGCCATACCAGTATTTCATGAGAGGACGAAACATATTGAAGTCGACTGCCATGttgttagagagagagagagccaTTTCTGGTTTATTGAAGTTGCTTCTGATTTCCACCAAGGCTCAAGTTGCTGA